A window of Helicobacter pylori genomic DNA:
GGTTTTGTTTAAAGCACCTTAACAAAAATCCCAAACATCTTTAATGTTTGGGTGCTTCACTTGATTGGCAATAACTAAAGCTTTTTATTAAAAATGTTTTTTGAACTTTGTCTCATTTTTATAGTAAAATTCTTTCTCTTAAGGGGATAGATGGTATTTTGAAAAATTCTCCCCCCATAACCCCCAAAGAGCGCTTTTTTAAGAGATGATCACTCAATTAAAATGAAGCTCCTTGCTATTTAATCTTAAAAAATGCCTTTGAGCCTTTTTTAGATCTATGATCAACGCTTAATCAATTTAAACCTTGCTACAATTTAGCAAGACTCCAACATGACAAATCCATTCAAAAATGATATAATAGCCTTGATGAACTCATTTTAAGGAAAATGCCCATGCGTTTGCACACTGCCTTTTTTGGTATTAATTCGTTGCTTGTTGCCGCTCTTTTGATAAGTGGTTGCAGTCTTTTTAAAAAGCGTAACACTAACGCCCAGCTAATCCCCCCTTCAGCTAATGGCTTGCAAGCCCCAATTTATCCCCCAACCAACTTCACCCCTAGAAAGAGCGTTCAGCCTCTCCCTAGCCCACGCATTGAGAATAACGATCAGCCTATCATTAGCTCTAACCCCACTAACGCTATCCCTAACACCCCTATCCTCACGCCTAATAATGTCATTGAGTTGAATGCAGTAGGCATGGGTGTGGCTCCAGAATCCACCATTTCGCCCTCTCAAGCTCTAGCTTTAGCCAAGCGAGCGGCTATTGTTGATGGTTACCGCCAATTAGGGGAAAAAATGTATGGTATTAGGGTGAACGCCCAAGACACCGTCAAAGACATGGTTTTGCAAAATTCTGTGATTAAAACGAGGGTCAACGCTCTCATTCGTAACGCTGAAATCACTGAAACCATCTATAAAGACGGCTTGTGTCAAGTGAGCATGGAGCTTAAATTAGACGGCAGGATTTGGTATCGCATTTTGAGCGGAGCGAGAGGATAACCCTCTACCTCATCAATTATGCGGTATTTTAGAAGCGCTTTTTTGCTATTTTTCATGACACTCTTTTTTGTCTCTTGCTCTAAACACCCTTTTTCTAAGCAAACCCCTAAGACTAGAGAGCAAATCAGACAAGAAGAAGCTCGTAAAAAAAGAGAAGAAACTTTGAATGCATTGCGCCAGTTCAGGCTCATTTATATCAACACGCCGGTTTTTCGCTTTTATGATTACGGCACGATTAAAACCGATAAAGACCGCAACACTGAAGTAACCCTTTACAAGCTCAGCCAAAAAGTGGGCGATATTTATATGACTAAACGAAACATTTGTTTTAGCCAAAAATGTTCGGCCAAATGGATTGCTGCAAGGGATTTGTTTGGTAAGGTGAGCTATGGGGATTTGTTTGATGACATTGTTTTAGGGAGGGATATTTTTAAAGGTTTAGGAAAACGCCACCTAACCCCTGAATATGTGATCCAAAGGTTTCAAAAAAGCGGAGAAATTATCCTTTATGAAAGAAAAAATGGTTTGATTTCTTTCCAGAATTTGACGCAAAAAATCGCCATTAGGATTGAACCCTATGAGCCTTCTTTACAAGATTTAGAAGACAATGAAAACGCTGATAGCGAGCTTCAATGAAAAACTTTTCCCCACTCTATTGTCTTAAAAAGTTCAAAAAACGCCATTTACTCGCTTTGAGCTTGCCCTTACTCTCTTATGCGAATGGTTTTAAAATCCAAGAGCAAAGCCTGAATGGCACGGCTTTAGGATCGGCTTATGTCGCTGGGGCTAGGGGCGCTGACGCTTCTTTTTACAACCCGGCAAACATGGGCTTTACCAACGATTGGGGCGAAAACAGAAGCGAATTTGAAATGACCACCACCGTGATTAACATCCCGGCCTTTAGCTTTAAAGTCCCTACAACCAATCAAGGCTTGTATTCGGTAACGAGCTTAGAAATCAATAAAAGCCAACAAAATATTTTAGGCATCATCAACACTATAGGATTAGGCAATATCCTTAAAGCGCTCGGGAATACGGCCGCTACAGATGGCTTGCAACAAGCAATCAATCGGGTTCAAGGGCTAATGAATCTAACCAATCAAAAAGTCGTAACGCTCGCTTCAAATCCTGACACTCAAATCGTGAATGGCTGGACAGGCACGACTAATTTTGTTTTACCCAAATTCTTTTATAAAACGCGCACGCATAACGGCTTCACTTTTGGGGGGAGTTTCACCGCTCCTAGCGGATTGGGCATGAAATGGAATGGTAAAGGGGGGGAATTTTTGCATGACGTTTTCATCATGATGGTAGAGCTTGCCCCTAGCATGAGTTACACTGTTAATAACCGCTTTTCTGTGGGGGTGGGTTTGAGGGGGCTTTATGCGACCGGGAGCTTTAATAACACCGTTTATGTGCCTTTAGAGGGCGCTTCGGTCTTGAGCGCGGAGCAAATTTTAAATTTACCCAATAATGTTTTTGCCAATCAAGTGCCAAGCAACATGATGACTTTATTAGGCAATATCGGCTATCAGCCGGCGCTTAATTGCCAAAAAGCCGGTGGGGATATGAACAATCAAAGCTGTCAAGAGTTTTACAATGGCTTGAAAAAAATCATGGGCTATAGCGGTTTAGTGAAAGCGAGCGCGAATCTTTATGGCACGACTGAAGTGGTGCAAAAGTCTAACGGGCAAGGCATATCAGGGGGCTATAGGGTGGGTTCGAGTTTGCGCGTGTTTGATCATGGGATGTTTTCAGTGGTGTATAATTCTTCGGTTACCTTTAACATGCAAGGCGGTTTAGTGGCTATCACAGAGCTTGGTCCTTCTTTAGGGAGCGTGTTGACTAAAGGCAGTTTGAATATCAATGTTTCACTCCCCCAAACTCTAAGCCTGGCCTACGCCCATCAATTTTTTAAAGATCGCCTAAGGGTTGAGGGGGTGTTTGAACGCACTTTTTGGAGTCAAGGGAATAAATTCTTAGTAACCCCTGATTTTGCGAACGCTACTTACAAGGGCTTGAGCGGAACGGTCGCTTCCTTAGACGCTGAAACGCTTAAAAAAATGGTGGGTTTGGCGAATTTTAAAAGCGTGATGAACATGGGGGCTGGCTGGAGGGACACGAACACCTTTAGATTAGGGGTAACTTACATGGGTAAAAGTTTGCGTTTGATGGGCGCTTTTGATTATGACCAAGCCCCAAGCCCCCAAGATGCGATAGGCATTCCGGACTCTAATGGCTATACTGTGGCTTTTGGGACGAAATACAACTTTAGGGGCTTTGATTTGGGCGTAGCAGGAAGTTTCACTTTTAAAAGCAACCGCTCTAGCTTGTATCAATCCCCAAACATTGGGCAATTAAGAATCTTTAGCGCTTCTTTAGGCTATCGCTGGTAAAACATGCCAAAGAATCAAACCATGCTGGATAACAAAACGATTTTAATCACCGGAGGCACTGGGAGTTTTGGCAAATGCTTTGTTCGTAAAGTCTTAGAAACCACCAACGCCAAAAAAATCATCGTTTATAGCCGAGATGAATTGAAACAAAGCGAAATGGCCATGGAATTTAATGACAGCAGGATGCGTTTTTTTATCGGCGATGTGAGGGATTTAGAGCGCTTGGATTACGCTTTAGAGGGCGTGGATATTTGTATCCATGCCGCCGCGCTCAAGCATGTCCCCATCGCAGAATACAACCCCCTAGAATGCATTAAAACCAATATCATGGGAGCGAGCAATGTGATTAATGCATGCTTAAAAAATGCAATCAGCCAGGTTGTCGCTTTAAGCACCGATAAAGCCGCTAACCCCATTAACCTTTATGGCGCGACTAAATTGTGCAGCGATAAGCTTTTTGTGAGCGCGAACAACTTTAAAGGCGCTTCTCAAACGCAATTTAGCGTGGTGCGTTATGGTAATGTGGTGGGGAGTCGTGGGAGCGTGGTGCCGTTTTTTAAGAAATTAGTCCAAAACAAGGCGAGTGAAATCCCTATCACGGATATTCGCATGACACGATTTTGGATCACTTTAGATGAAGGGGTTTGTTTTGTGTTAAAAAGCTTGAAAAGAATGCATGGGGGTGAAATTTTTGTGCCAAAAATCCCTAGCATGAAAATGACTGATCTCGCTAAAGCCCTAGCCCCTAATATTCCCACTAAAATCATAGGGATTCGCCCGGGCGAAAAACTCCATGAAGTGATGATCCCTAAAGATGAAAGCCATTTAGCCCTAGAATTTGAAGACTTTTTCATCATTCAGCCTACTATAAGCTTTCAAACGCCCAAAGATTACACGCTCACTAAACTCTACGAAAAAGGCCAAAAAGTCGCCCCTGACTTTGAATACAGCAGTCATAATAATAGCCAATGGCTAGAGCCTGATGATTTATTAAAATTATTATGAATTTTTTAGAAGATTTATTTTACCCTTTAAGATTATTGGAAAACAAACGCATTTTATTGCTCGTGAGCGGCTCTATTGCGGTGTATAAATCCCTAGAATTAGTGCGCTTGTTGTTTAAAAGCGGGGCTAGTGTTCAAGTGGTGATGAGCAAGGGTGCGAAAAAATTCATCAAACCCTTAAGCTTTGAAGCCTTGAGCCATCATAAGGTCTTACACGATCACAATGAAAAATGGCATTACAACCACCAAAACGCCTTGCACCATAACCACATCGCATGCGCTGCTAACGCTGATTTGCTCATCTTTGCCCCTTTAAGCGCTAACAGCCTGTCTAAAATCGCTCACGCTTTAGCGGATAATACCGTTAGCGCGGCGTTTTTAGCCTGCACTTCCCCTAAAATCCTAGCCCCTAGCATGAACACTAACATGCTTAAATCCCCTATCACTCAAAGCAATTTGCAACGCTTAAAGGATTTCAATCACATCATTTTAGACACTCAAAACGCCCTTTTAGCATGCGATACTAAAGGCGATGGAGCGATGGCTGAGCCTTTAGAAATCCTTTTTAAAGCCGCTCAAACGCTCTTAAAAGACGCTTATTTTGAAAACAGAGAAGTGGTAGTTATGGGCGGCGCGAGCGTGGAAAAGATTGACAGCGTTCGAATCATCAGCAATCTTTCTAGCGGGATTCAAGCGAGCGCGTTGGCTTTGGCGTTATATTTTAAGGGAGCAAAAGTTACTTTCATTGCCTCAAACTTCCCTACCCCTTTGCCTAAAGAAATCGCAAAAATTTTAGTCAGTGATACCCAATCTTATGAAAACGCCTTAAACAAAACCGCTAAAAACTTAAAAAAACATGCCTTAAAACCCCTACTCTTTAATCTAGCCGCCATTAGCGACTATGCGCCTAAAATTTCTTTTAACCATAAGCTTAAAAAAAGCGAGTTGGGTGGAACGCTAAACATTGAATGCGTTCAAAATAAGGATTTGTTAGCTTCTGTTGATCCCAATCAATTTATTAAAATCGGTTTTAAAGCCGAAGACGATCAACAAAACGCCATGCAAAATGCGCAAAATCTTTTAAAACCTTCTCAAGATAACGGCAAGGATTGTTCTGTGGCCGCTTTGAACCTCATTAAAGATTCACGCCCTTTTGGATCATTAGACAATGAATTATGGCTCTTCAGTCATAAAAAAACCCAAAAAATCCCTTCTATGAACAAACTAGAAGCCAGTTTTAAAATCCTTGATTTTATCAAGGACAACGCCCTCTAATGCTAGAAGCCCTAAACGCTATAAGTCAGCTTAACGCTCTTCATTCCAAAAACGCTACGCACCATTTTAACGCTACCTTACCCATTCTTTTAAAGGTGCTAGAAAAACAAGATAAAGGCCTTTTTCTTTTGCAAGTGGGTAATAAAATTATCCCCACTAAAAGCGAACAGGAATTGAAAATCAATCAGCCCTATTTTGCGACCATGCAAAGAAACCAATTGGGCGATATTGTGCTTAAAAATTTAGTGCCTGCCCCAAAAATCTTAGACGCATTGGACGATTTGCCCACCCTTGAAATGAAAAAAATCAAAGAAATCTTAAGCGCTAAAGACAGCACCCCCTTAAAAGAATACAAAGAACTTTTAAGCGAAAAATTAGTCCATGCTAAAAATTCTCAAGAGTTTTTGAATATAGCCAACATGCTTTTAAGCTTGCAATCGCAGGTTTTAAGCTTTGTGGTTCAAAACGAGCGCAAAAAAGCCTTTTTGCAAATGAAAGCCAAAAAACAAAGCGTTGATTTTTACGCCCTCTATCCTAATTTAGGCGAAATTGGCGGCGTTATCTACTTGAAAGAAAAAGAAAAACAACTTTTTTTAAAAACCACCCTCCAAAGGACTAAAGAAATTTTAAAAGAGGCTCAAAACACCCTTTTAGGCTTTTCTTGCGTGGAAATTGCGTGCGAAAAAACCCCCATGCTTTTTGCATTTGAAGAGCGTTTGTTGGATACGATAGGCTAGATTTTTTAATCCGCTCTAAATCTCAATAACGAAAAACTTTATTTTTAAATTTTGTTTTTTTAAGCTCTATTTTCTTAGCGTTTTTAATTTTATTACCCCACTAAAACAAAGCCTTTATCTTTAATCTATATAAAATTTATGTGAAAACGCCCTTCCTAAAGCAAGGGGCTTCCTAACTAAAGCGTCCCAACAAACACTAACCAACGGACGCTAAACTAACATGAAAGGCTTTGTTCTTTAAAGTCTGCATGGGCATTTCCTGCCCCCAAAAAGACTAAAAGTATTTGGCTATTTTTTAGTTTCAATATAGCCTAACAGCTATGCGCTTGCATATTCTCGTCCTAAAGGACGAAATTTTTCGTGCTAGTGGGATAAAATTTATATAAAATTTTAGAATTCCTCACGCATTTTTTAAAAGTGTTTCAACCGCTAAACTTTTATCTTTAGCCTGTGTGATCGCGCTAATGACGGCGATACCACTAAATTTTTGTATTTTTAAAGCGTTATCTGTCGTGATGCCCCCAATCGCTACAAGGGGTTTTTTCACCCCGCTATCTTGTATTTTTTTTAAAAGTTCTATGCCTACAACTTGTTTGGCGTCTTTTTTAGATGGTGTGGGAAAAATAGGGCCTACCCCTAAATAGGCTACACTATCTAAATGACGCGCTTTTAGGGCTTGCTCTAAAGTATTGACGCTCAAACCTATAAAAAGGCGCTTCTTGCACAAAGCGATCACCTTTTCTATAGCCATGTCTTCTTGCCCCACATGCACGCCATCAGCCTTTAATTCTAACGCCAGTTGCACCTCATCATTGACAATAAAAGGCGCGCCGTATTTTTTGCATAATTTTTGACACTCTAGGGCTAATTGTTTGATTTGAGTGGGATCTTGTAAGGCTAAATCGCCTTTTTGGCGGAATTGAAACGCTGTGATTTTAGATTGTAAAGCTAATTTTAAAGTGTCTAAAAGCGCGTTTATCCTATCGCCTTTTATATGGTAGAAATCTTGCGAACCAGCCACAAACATGAGTTTTAAGCAATCCGCATCAAACATGCTTTTTAACGCTCCACAAATTCAAAGGCCCATGCCCATGCCCAATATTTAAGGGGTTTTGAATGATGATAGTTAAAAGTTCTTTAGCCTTTATAATAGCGTTTTTTAAATCCAACCCTTGAGCGAGTAAGCCCACAATCAAGCTAGATAAAACACAACCCGTGCCATGCGTGTTTTTCGTGTTAAAGCGCTTGGCGTTTAGGATCAATTCAGTGTCTTCTAAAAACACCCAGTCGTTGCTAAACTCCCCTTGAAAATGTTCTGTATGCCCCCCTTTAATCACAGCGTTTTTAACGCCTAAATCTCTTAAAATGCCCATCGCTTTTGAAGCGCTTTTATCATCTCGCACTTGAACGCCTGTAAGCGCATAAACTTCAGGGAGGTTAGGGGTTAGTAAATTGGCTTTAGGTAAAAGGCGCTTTTTTAAGCTTAAAATCGCATCTTCTTCTAAAAGCAAGGCCCCATTCTTTGCCACCATCACCGGATCTAAAACGCAAAACCCAAAATCACAGGTTTCTAAAGTGTCCGCTACGCATTCAATGATTTGATTGTTGCATAACGCTCCTATTTTGAACGCTTTGATAGAAAAGTCATCTCTGATCGCTAAGATTTGCGCTTTCACGCTCTCCACGCTTAATGGATAAACCCCATGCACGCCCTGTGTGTTTTGAGCGGTTATGCAAGTGATCACGCTTGTCCCAAACACGCCTAAAGTTTGGAACGCTTTCAAATCGGCTTGTATCCCAGCACCCCCACCGCTATCGCTACCAGCAATGCTTAAAACTTGCGGATAAACTTTCATAACGCTTCCTCAATAAGGCTATTTTCTAACTTTATGGGCAAGCTTAGAGCGTCTAAAAAATAAAACAAGAACGAACCATTGGAGCCGTTATTTTCTAACACTTTTTTTTGCGCGTTAAAAGCGGCTTGTTTATAGAGCGCGCAAAGTTGCACCATAGAATCTAAGGGGTCTTTTTTCAAACTTAAAAAGCTCGCACACGCTGCAGTGTGCAAACACCCAGCCCCAGTAATCACAGCCAAATACTCACTCCCCCCAGTGATGCTAAAAACTTTTTTCCCATCGCTCACATAATCTATTTTACCCGTCATTACCGCTATCACAGAATATTTTTGAGCCGCTAATTTGACAATTTCTATAGGCGTGGTAGAATGCTTGGAATCTAACCCCTTGCTTTCGCAAGAAATACCCACTAAAGAGCCTAATTCTGCAGCATTACCCCTAAGCGCGCTAACCCCTTCGCTTTTTAAAAGCTCTAAGCTTGTGTTATAACGCAAAGCGCTTGCTGAACACCCCACCGGATCTAACACAATGGGCTTATTTAAAGCCTTATAATGTTTGATAGCTTCTTTAGCGCACAAAATAGTGCGTTCATTGAGAGTACCAATATTGATAGCGAGCGCGTCAGAAATTTTTGCTAAATCCTGCATTTCATCAATCGCATCACTCATTAAAGGCGATGCCCCTAAGGCTAACAAGCCATTAGCCACAAATTGCGCCACCACATAATTAGTGATATTATGCACTAAGGGGCGTTTTTGGCGTAATTCTTTCAACATTTTAAAACCTCCTTAAAATTTCTTGTATTTTACAAAAAAATCCATCAGGCGGTGCTTGTCTTTGAAATTTAATGTGAAAGCGTTCAACAAAATGAACTATTTTTCATTAATCTCATCTTTTTTAACCCCATTTTTTTTAAAGATAGCGCTAGTGAGATCACAAAAGCGGTGGAAAAAGCGAGAAAGGGCTGCAGCGACTTTTTCTTTCACCTCTGCATAGCGCGAGCTGAACATGGAGGGTTTTTCTTCAATGATTTCAGGGAATTTTGTCCCGCTGAAATCAATTTCGCCCCCCTTAAAGGCATGCTGCATGAACGAATAGGCTTTTTCTTCATTCAAGCGGTTTTCTTCTATGATATTTTGGAATTCCTCTTCTCGTTTTTGGTGGATATAATTTTGAAAATATTCATGGACTTCTTGATCCTGGTTGTTGTATTGATCAATAAAATCCATGATCAAATCTTTTTTATTCCTTAATTCTATGCTGGAGTTAACGATCGGCTCTATTTTATTTTTAACGCCTTGGATCTCTAAATGATGCTCTTTAGCGAACTCTTCAATCAAGTTTAAAATATAGTCAATATTGACTTCCACTTGCTTAATGAGTTCAATTTCAAAAATCAAATCATCGTTAATCTCTTCTTTATCCCCTCTTTTTTCTGGCCTCATTTCATCGTAAAAATCAAGGTATTTGCTTTGATAGTCTTGAAAATCCCTAGGACTGATGTAATCGTTTTTATTAAAATTTTCAAAGCTGTTTAAAATATTTTCTAGTTTCAAAATCTTGCCAAAAAGCTTGATAAAATCCTTTTTCTGGCTTTCTGAAATGATCGGCTCTTTTAGGGGAAACTCGGTTAAAAGCCTTTCAATCAAACTCTCATAGCCCTCGTATTCTTTATTCTCATCAATATAGCCTTTCAAATAGTCTTCATATTTTCTTAACAACACAACAGATTGAGCGTCCTTGTTGCCAAAAAGCGTGAGAGCGGCATTCAAATCCTCTTCTAAATCCCTAAAACAAACGATATTCCCATGCGTTTTGACGCTGTCTAAAATGCGGTTAGTCCGTGAAAAAGCTTGGATTAGCCCATGGTATTTCAAGTTTTTATCCACCCAAAGGGTGTTAAGCCTGGTAGCGTCAAACCCGGTAAGAAACATGTTCACCACCATTAAAAGATCAATTTCACGATTTTTCATTTTTTGAGAAAGATCCTTATAATAGCTTTGGAATTTTTGATCCGAAGTGTCAAAAGAAGTGTTAAACCTTTGATTATAATCCGCAATCGCGCCCTCTAAAAAATCCCTTGAGCTTTTGTCTAGCCCAGCGGTGTTTTCATTGTTTTCATCTTCTAATGCATCAAAATCTTCATTAGGGCTATAACTAAAAATCGTAGCGATTTTAAGGTCGTGTTTTTCTTCTTTAAAGGCTTGGTAGTATTTTTTCAGCATTTCTATGTTTTGGCATGCCAGAATGGAATTGAATTTTTTGTTTTTAGTGGTTTGATTGAAACGCTCTAAAATGCATTTAGCGATTTCTTTAATTCTCCTAGTGTCTAAAAGAGCGTTTTGCGCGTCAATGGCTCTAATGTCTTTATCCTTAATATTTTCTTTAGCTTTAATGGTGTTGTGGTATTCCACCCTAAAGGGCAAGACATTTTTATCCCTGATCGCATCAATAATGGTGTATTGGTGGAGGCATGTCCCAAATTTCTGCTCTGTCGTGCCTAGCGGGTTGTTTTTATCGCAATTTTGTGGAAGAATGGGTGTGCCGGTGAACCCAAAAAGGTGGTATTTTTTAAACGCTTTAGTGATGATTTGATGCATTGAGCCTAACTGACTCCTGTGGCATTCATCAAAAATCATCACGATTTCTTCATTAAAAATCGCATGCCCTTTAAGGTGCGATTTAACGAATTTGTCTAATTTTTGGATCGTGGTGATAATGATTTTAGCGTTAGGGTTTTCAAGCTGTTCTTTTAAAATCTTGGTGCTGGTGTTAGAATTAGCACAATCTTTTTGGAATTTATCGTATTCTTTCATGGTCTGATAGTCTAAATCTTTTCGATCCACCACAAACAAAACCTTTGCAACATGTTCTAATTCTTTGGCTAAAGTCGCGCTTTTAAAGCTCGTTAAGGTTTTACCGCTCCCTGTCGTGTGCCAGATATAGCCTCCACTTTGGCTTTTCCCATAAGTTTTATGATTATGCGTGGCTTTGATTTTTTCCAAAATCCTTTCTGCTGCCACGATTTGATAAGGCCGCATCACCAATAAAACCTCATTGCTGGTGAAAACGCAATAGCGCGTTAAAACGTTCAAAAGGCTGTGCTTTGCAAAAAACGCCTTAGCAAAATCCATTAAATCTTCAATATTGCAATTCTGGCTATCCGCCCAATAATTCGTGAATTCAAAAGTATCGGCCTTGTTGTTTTTCTCAATTTGCGCCATTCTTGTGGTGTTTGAATAGTATTTGCTGCTCGTGCCGTTACTGATGACAAAAATCTGCACGAACTCAAAAAGCCCATCTTCGGCACTAAAACTATCCCTTTTGTAGCGTTTGATTTGGTTAAACGCCTCTCTGATCGCCACGCCCCTTTTTTTCAATTCCACATGCACTAAAGGCAAGCCGTTCACAAGGATGCTCACATCATAGCGGTTCTCATACTTCCCCCCTTTAGCGCTGTATTGGTGGATCACTTGCAAGGCGTTTTTATGGATATTTTTCTTATCAATGATTTTAATGTTTTTGGTTTTCCCGTTCTCAAGGGTTAGGTTAAAAATCGGATCTTCTTGGATTTTCCTCGTTTTGGCTTTGTAATCATCGTTTTTATTAGCGATGAATTGAGAATAAAGAGTCTCCCATTCTTTGGGCGTGAAATGATGATCATTAAGCTTTTCTAACTGCTCTTTTAAATTGTCTTTCAATTCTTTTTCGTTGTGGATGTTTTTAAATGCATAGCCTTGTTTTTGTAAAAGCGCGATAAATTCCCCTTCTAATTGCACCTCGCTCTCATAAGCACTTTTCCTTTCATTATCGCTATGAAATTCCGCTACTACCGTGCTTTCATTGCTTTCTGCGATGGTTTCGTAATTCATGTTATCCCTTGTTTTGGAGAAAATTTTCAATATCTGCTTTATTGAGAGCGGGGATACTACCACGAAAAACAAGATTTTCCATAATTTGGCTTTCATTAGTTTTGAGATAAAAGTATAAAAATTTTGTTAAAAGTTTGCTAGTATCTTTAACTTTATAGGGATAGCATAGGCCCCCTGCAAAAAATTTTTCATTAAAGTAATTTATAAATCCTGCATATTCTCCCCTAGATGCAATAGTTATATTTTCTCCATCATTATTAAAATCATGGTAATAACCATACAAATCTCTCCCTGAATTTATCACTGGATACATACCATTTCTTTCTACTTCGCTCACTTCACTTATTTTAAGCGTTTTTTTATTTGTGCTTTCACACACCTCCCCCAACTTCCTAAACCCCACCCCATCAGGCGCTAGGGTTTGGAGTAAGCGCTCTATTTTGTTCATTTTGCCTCCTTTTAAGCTTCTAGCTCTTTGATAATTAGATCAAGGCTGTTTCGTAAAGCGCTTTGCTTTCCCACCACTTGAGCAATCTCCAATTGAAGCGCTTTGATGTCAATGATTTCTTTCGTATCTTCTTGCTCCACATAGCGGTTCACCGATAGGTTGTAATCGTTTTCTCTGATTTCTTCCATAGCCACTAGAGCCGAAAAATGCTTGATGGCTTTCCTTCGGTGTAGGTTTGCAAAATCTTTTCTCGGTTGCGCGCTTTGAGTTTGTTTTGTTTGCCTTCTTTGAGGAATTCCTTACTCGCATCAATAAAAAGCGTGGTGTCGTCTTTTTTGTTTTTCTTAAGCACTAAAATGCAAGTAGCGATATTCGTTCCAAAAAAGAGGTTTTCAGGCAAAGCGATCACGCAGTCAATGAAATTATTTTTCACTAAATATTCTCTGATCTTTTTTTCCGCACCGCCTCTATAAAGCACCCCGGGAAATTCCACGATCGCAGCAGTGCCTTGATTGGAAAGATAAGAAAGCATGTGCATGGTGAAGGCGAGATCGGCGGCGTTTTTGGGCGCTAGCACGCCGGCTGGGCTGAAACGCTCATCGTTGATTAAAAGAGGGTTTTTATCGCCTACCCATTTAGTGGAATAAGGAGGGTTAGAAACGATCGCATCAAA
This region includes:
- the thiD gene encoding bifunctional hydroxymethylpyrimidine kinase/phosphomethylpyrimidine kinase is translated as MKVYPQVLSIAGSDSGGGAGIQADLKAFQTLGVFGTSVITCITAQNTQGVHGVYPLSVESVKAQILAIRDDFSIKAFKIGALCNNQIIECVADTLETCDFGFCVLDPVMVAKNGALLLEEDAILSLKKRLLPKANLLTPNLPEVYALTGVQVRDDKSASKAMGILRDLGVKNAVIKGGHTEHFQGEFSNDWVFLEDTELILNAKRFNTKNTHGTGCVLSSLIVGLLAQGLDLKNAIIKAKELLTIIIQNPLNIGHGHGPLNLWSVKKHV
- the coaBC gene encoding bifunctional phosphopantothenoylcysteine decarboxylase/phosphopantothenate--cysteine ligase CoaBC, which gives rise to MNFLEDLFYPLRLLENKRILLLVSGSIAVYKSLELVRLLFKSGASVQVVMSKGAKKFIKPLSFEALSHHKVLHDHNEKWHYNHQNALHHNHIACAANADLLIFAPLSANSLSKIAHALADNTVSAAFLACTSPKILAPSMNTNMLKSPITQSNLQRLKDFNHIILDTQNALLACDTKGDGAMAEPLEILFKAAQTLLKDAYFENREVVVMGGASVEKIDSVRIISNLSSGIQASALALALYFKGAKVTFIASNFPTPLPKEIAKILVSDTQSYENALNKTAKNLKKHALKPLLFNLAAISDYAPKISFNHKLKKSELGGTLNIECVQNKDLLASVDPNQFIKIGFKAEDDQQNAMQNAQNLLKPSQDNGKDCSVAALNLIKDSRPFGSLDNELWLFSHKKTQKIPSMNKLEASFKILDFIKDNAL
- a CDS encoding LPP20 family lipoprotein: MRLHTAFFGINSLLVAALLISGCSLFKKRNTNAQLIPPSANGLQAPIYPPTNFTPRKSVQPLPSPRIENNDQPIISSNPTNAIPNTPILTPNNVIELNAVGMGVAPESTISPSQALALAKRAAIVDGYRQLGEKMYGIRVNAQDTVKDMVLQNSVIKTRVNALIRNAEITETIYKDGLCQVSMELKLDGRIWYRILSGARG
- the pseB gene encoding UDP-N-acetylglucosamine 4,6-dehydratase (inverting) — encoded protein: MLDNKTILITGGTGSFGKCFVRKVLETTNAKKIIVYSRDELKQSEMAMEFNDSRMRFFIGDVRDLERLDYALEGVDICIHAAALKHVPIAEYNPLECIKTNIMGASNVINACLKNAISQVVALSTDKAANPINLYGATKLCSDKLFVSANNFKGASQTQFSVVRYGNVVGSRGSVVPFFKKLVQNKASEIPITDIRMTRFWITLDEGVCFVLKSLKRMHGGEIFVPKIPSMKMTDLAKALAPNIPTKIIGIRPGEKLHEVMIPKDESHLALEFEDFFIIQPTISFQTPKDYTLTKLYEKGQKVAPDFEYSSHNNSQWLEPDDLLKLL
- the thiE gene encoding thiamine phosphate synthase, with amino-acid sequence MFDADCLKLMFVAGSQDFYHIKGDRINALLDTLKLALQSKITAFQFRQKGDLALQDPTQIKQLALECQKLCKKYGAPFIVNDEVQLALELKADGVHVGQEDMAIEKVIALCKKRLFIGLSVNTLEQALKARHLDSVAYLGVGPIFPTPSKKDAKQVVGIELLKKIQDSGVKKPLVAIGGITTDNALKIQKFSGIAVISAITQAKDKSLAVETLLKNA
- the thiM gene encoding hydroxyethylthiazole kinase gives rise to the protein MLKELRQKRPLVHNITNYVVAQFVANGLLALGASPLMSDAIDEMQDLAKISDALAINIGTLNERTILCAKEAIKHYKALNKPIVLDPVGCSASALRYNTSLELLKSEGVSALRGNAAELGSLVGISCESKGLDSKHSTTPIEIVKLAAQKYSVIAVMTGKIDYVSDGKKVFSITGGSEYLAVITGAGCLHTAACASFLSLKKDPLDSMVQLCALYKQAAFNAQKKVLENNGSNGSFLFYFLDALSLPIKLENSLIEEAL
- a CDS encoding OmpP1/FadL family transporter, with the protein product MKNFSPLYCLKKFKKRHLLALSLPLLSYANGFKIQEQSLNGTALGSAYVAGARGADASFYNPANMGFTNDWGENRSEFEMTTTVINIPAFSFKVPTTNQGLYSVTSLEINKSQQNILGIINTIGLGNILKALGNTAATDGLQQAINRVQGLMNLTNQKVVTLASNPDTQIVNGWTGTTNFVLPKFFYKTRTHNGFTFGGSFTAPSGLGMKWNGKGGEFLHDVFIMMVELAPSMSYTVNNRFSVGVGLRGLYATGSFNNTVYVPLEGASVLSAEQILNLPNNVFANQVPSNMMTLLGNIGYQPALNCQKAGGDMNNQSCQEFYNGLKKIMGYSGLVKASANLYGTTEVVQKSNGQGISGGYRVGSSLRVFDHGMFSVVYNSSVTFNMQGGLVAITELGPSLGSVLTKGSLNINVSLPQTLSLAYAHQFFKDRLRVEGVFERTFWSQGNKFLVTPDFANATYKGLSGTVASLDAETLKKMVGLANFKSVMNMGAGWRDTNTFRLGVTYMGKSLRLMGAFDYDQAPSPQDAIGIPDSNGYTVAFGTKYNFRGFDLGVAGSFTFKSNRSSLYQSPNIGQLRIFSASLGYRW